From Leopardus geoffroyi isolate Oge1 chromosome B4, O.geoffroyi_Oge1_pat1.0, whole genome shotgun sequence, a single genomic window includes:
- the CHKB gene encoding choline/ethanolamine kinase isoform X2 → MTGEEQGSRKQTRAQPEGAESARRGLSATGLWAWPRRAMAAEGTAVVGGGAVGGSLAKDGLLQSQCLDAAPNRRRSSSLSRDAERRAYQCCREYLGGAWRRVRPEQLRVDPVSGGLSNLLFRCSLPDHLPSVGKEPREVLLRLYGAILQGVDSLVLESVMFAILAERSLGPQLYGVFPEGRLEQYIPSRPLKTCELREPVLSAEIATKMARFHGMEMPFTKEPHWLFGTMERYLKQIQDLPHTGLPQMNLLEMYSLKEEMGNLRKLLDSTPSPVVFCHNDIQEGNILLLSEPENTDRLMLVDFEYSSYNYRGFDIGNHFCEWVYDYTHDEWPFYKAQPADYPTRGQQLHFIRHYLAEVKKGETISQEEQRKLEEDLLVEANRYALASHFFWGLWSVLQASMSTIEFGYLEYAQSRFQFYFQQKGQLSSFQPSS, encoded by the exons ATGACCGGAGAAGAGCAGGGTAGCCGGAAGCAGACCCGAGCGCAGCCGGAAGGAGCCGAGTCTGCCCGAAGGGGGCTGAGCGCGACTGGACTTTGGGCTTGGCCCAGGCGCGCCATGGCTGCCGAGGGGACAGCTGTGGTCGGAGGCGGGGCTGTTGGCGGCAGCCTGGCCAAGGACGGCTTGCTGCAGTCTCAGTGCCTGGACGCGGCCCCGAACCGGCGGCGCAGCTCGTCGCTATCGCGTGACGCCGAGCGCCGAGCCTACCAGTGCTGCCGGGAGTACTTGGGCGGGGCCTGGCGCCGAGTGCGGCCCGAACAGCTGAGGGTTGACCCTGTGAG CGGAGGCCTCAGTAACCTGCTCTTCCGCTGCTCGCTGCCGGACCACCTGCCCAGCGTCGGCAAGGAGCCCCGCGAGGTGCTGCTGCGACTGTACGGGGCCATCCTGCAG GGCGTGGATTCCTTGGTCCTTGAAAGTGTGATGTTCGCCATCCTGGCGGAGCGGTCGCTGGGGCCCCAGCTCTATGGAGTCTTTCCAGAGGGCCGGCTGGAACAGTACATCCCA AGCCGGCCACTGAAAACGTGTGAGCTTCGAGAGCCGGTGTTGTCAGCAGAAATCGCCACGAAGATGGCCCGGTTCCATGGCATGGAGATGCCGTTCACTAAGGAGCCCCACTGGCTGTTTGGGACCATGGAACG GTACCTCAAGCAGATCCAGGACCTGCCCCACACTGGCCTCCCACAGATGAACCTGCTGGAGATGTACAGCCTGAAGGAGGAGATGGGTAACCTCAG GAAATTGCTAGACTCTACCCCATCACCAGTGGTCTTCTGTCACAATGACATCCAGGAAG GGAACATCTTGTTGCTCTCAGAGCCAGAAAACACCGACAGACTGATGCTGGTCGACTTTGAGTACAGTAGTTACAACTACAG GGGCTTTGACATTGGGAACCATTTTTGTGAGTGGGTTTATGATTATACTCACGACGAGTGGCCTTTCTACAAAGCACAGCCTGCAGACTACCCCACCCGGGGGCAGCAG CTCCATTTTATTCGCCATTACCTAGCAGAGGTCAAGAAAGGTGAGACCATCTCCCAAGAGGAGCAGAGGAAACTGGAAGAAGATTTGCTGGTAGAGGCTAATCG GTATGCTCTGGCCTCCCATTTCTTTTGGGGTCTCTGGTCTGTCCTCCAGGCATCTATGTCCACCATAGAATTTGGTTACCTG GAGTACGCCCAGTCTCGGTTCCAGTTCTACTTCCAGCAGAAGGGACAGCTGAGCAGCTTCCAGCCCTCATCCTGA
- the CHKB gene encoding choline/ethanolamine kinase isoform X1, translated as MTGEEQGSRKQTRAQPEGAESARRGLSATGLWAWPRRAMAAEGTAVVGGGAVGGSLAKDGLLQSQCLDAAPNRRRSSSLSRDAERRAYQCCREYLGGAWRRVRPEQLRVDPVSGGLSNLLFRCSLPDHLPSVGKEPREVLLRLYGAILQGVDSLVLESVMFAILAERSLGPQLYGVFPEGRLEQYIPSRPLKTCELREPVLSAEIATKMARFHGMEMPFTKEPHWLFGTMERKLLDSTPSPVVFCHNDIQEGNILLLSEPENTDRLMLVDFEYSSYNYRGFDIGNHFCEWVYDYTHDEWPFYKAQPADYPTRGQQLHFIRHYLAEVKKGETISQEEQRKLEEDLLVEANRYALASHFFWGLWSVLQASMSTIEFGYLEYAQSRFQFYFQQKGQLSSFQPSS; from the exons ATGACCGGAGAAGAGCAGGGTAGCCGGAAGCAGACCCGAGCGCAGCCGGAAGGAGCCGAGTCTGCCCGAAGGGGGCTGAGCGCGACTGGACTTTGGGCTTGGCCCAGGCGCGCCATGGCTGCCGAGGGGACAGCTGTGGTCGGAGGCGGGGCTGTTGGCGGCAGCCTGGCCAAGGACGGCTTGCTGCAGTCTCAGTGCCTGGACGCGGCCCCGAACCGGCGGCGCAGCTCGTCGCTATCGCGTGACGCCGAGCGCCGAGCCTACCAGTGCTGCCGGGAGTACTTGGGCGGGGCCTGGCGCCGAGTGCGGCCCGAACAGCTGAGGGTTGACCCTGTGAG CGGAGGCCTCAGTAACCTGCTCTTCCGCTGCTCGCTGCCGGACCACCTGCCCAGCGTCGGCAAGGAGCCCCGCGAGGTGCTGCTGCGACTGTACGGGGCCATCCTGCAG GGCGTGGATTCCTTGGTCCTTGAAAGTGTGATGTTCGCCATCCTGGCGGAGCGGTCGCTGGGGCCCCAGCTCTATGGAGTCTTTCCAGAGGGCCGGCTGGAACAGTACATCCCA AGCCGGCCACTGAAAACGTGTGAGCTTCGAGAGCCGGTGTTGTCAGCAGAAATCGCCACGAAGATGGCCCGGTTCCATGGCATGGAGATGCCGTTCACTAAGGAGCCCCACTGGCTGTTTGGGACCATGGAACG GAAATTGCTAGACTCTACCCCATCACCAGTGGTCTTCTGTCACAATGACATCCAGGAAG GGAACATCTTGTTGCTCTCAGAGCCAGAAAACACCGACAGACTGATGCTGGTCGACTTTGAGTACAGTAGTTACAACTACAG GGGCTTTGACATTGGGAACCATTTTTGTGAGTGGGTTTATGATTATACTCACGACGAGTGGCCTTTCTACAAAGCACAGCCTGCAGACTACCCCACCCGGGGGCAGCAG CTCCATTTTATTCGCCATTACCTAGCAGAGGTCAAGAAAGGTGAGACCATCTCCCAAGAGGAGCAGAGGAAACTGGAAGAAGATTTGCTGGTAGAGGCTAATCG GTATGCTCTGGCCTCCCATTTCTTTTGGGGTCTCTGGTCTGTCCTCCAGGCATCTATGTCCACCATAGAATTTGGTTACCTG GAGTACGCCCAGTCTCGGTTCCAGTTCTACTTCCAGCAGAAGGGACAGCTGAGCAGCTTCCAGCCCTCATCCTGA